One genomic segment of uncultured Desulfobacter sp. includes these proteins:
- a CDS encoding site-specific DNA-methyltransferase, which produces MLNSDLFFKALKIENIKDLKEFAKNSNISAKQLQFYNKQNILPSGDDLERICQVKDIDPIYLMLRMGILNRQIKKFVSDQADQIYTLIKKKKEALPPPMPIKFNSSFGKLYNGDCIKLMRSMANDSIDLIFADPPFNLNKLYPSKINDNLKTEKYLSWCEEWSNECVRILKPGGSFYVWSLPKWNTYLSEFLNARLTFRHWIATDIKYSLPIKGRLYPSHYSLLYYCKGEKPNTFKPDRVPMAICPKCFCDLKDYGGYKKKMNPKGVNISDVWLDIPPVRHAKYKKRNGSNELSIKLLDRVIEMSSEAGDLVFDPFGGAGTTYAVAEIKKRKWIGIEIGPIDGIVERLKNLEQESTQLDLIRKQFNCLFTEKSIMERKKRKIWTTELSLI; this is translated from the coding sequence ATGTTGAATTCGGATTTATTTTTTAAAGCACTAAAAATCGAAAACATAAAAGATTTAAAAGAATTTGCAAAAAATTCAAATATTTCTGCAAAACAGCTTCAATTTTATAACAAACAGAACATTCTACCATCGGGAGATGATTTAGAACGAATTTGCCAGGTAAAGGATATTGACCCAATTTATCTTATGTTACGCATGGGAATTTTAAACAGGCAGATTAAAAAATTTGTGTCAGATCAGGCAGATCAAATTTATACTCTAATAAAAAAGAAAAAGGAGGCATTACCCCCTCCAATGCCCATAAAGTTCAATAGTTCATTTGGGAAGTTGTATAATGGAGACTGTATAAAATTGATGCGGTCAATGGCGAATGATTCAATTGACCTTATTTTTGCGGACCCCCCATTTAACCTTAACAAACTTTACCCATCAAAAATCAATGATAATTTAAAAACAGAAAAATATCTTTCCTGGTGTGAAGAATGGTCCAATGAATGTGTCCGTATACTCAAACCAGGGGGCAGCTTTTATGTCTGGAGCTTGCCGAAATGGAACACCTATCTGTCAGAATTTTTAAATGCCAGACTGACATTCAGGCATTGGATCGCCACAGATATAAAATATTCCCTTCCAATAAAAGGAAGACTTTATCCATCGCATTATTCTTTACTCTACTATTGTAAAGGGGAGAAACCTAATACATTCAAACCAGATCGAGTCCCCATGGCCATCTGTCCTAAATGTTTTTGTGATTTGAAAGACTATGGTGGTTATAAGAAAAAGATGAACCCCAAAGGGGTGAATATCAGTGATGTGTGGTTGGATATTCCTCCTGTAAGACATGCAAAATATAAAAAAAGAAACGGTTCCAACGAACTTTCCATAAAATTGCTTGACCGAGTTATTGAAATGTCTTCGGAAGCAGGAGACTTAGTTTTTGACCCCTTTGGGGGAGCAGGAACCACCTATGCTGTAGCTGAAATCAAAAAACGAAAATGGATAGGCATTGAAATCGGACCTATTGATGGAATAGTTGAACGGTTAAAAAATCTTGAACAAGAGAGTACCCAACTGGATTTAATTAGGAAACAGTTTAACTGCCTATTCACAGAAAAATCCATTATGGAAAGAAAAAAACGAAAAATTTGGACCACAGAGCTAAGCCTCATTTGA
- a CDS encoding DNA methyltransferase, producing MCQGEPLKLAKHSSSRLKSFFETNQFKTGYATNGLFPYRGKFHPQMIKGLINIMGCKSGNTVLDPMMGSGTVLIEATLMGINSLGVDISPFCEFMVRAKLSGLTVNTADLRKALKNFDVLYQYFTESPLAFKKTDFYCDDFPKEFEIPEIFEDKQFHDYLALSFLDAKGYSERSKRKSLKEQFKAILERYLFVAEKIQSVLSGHENELGKAHPMQGDARQLDIPNESIDGIIFSPPYSFAIDYLKNDASHLNILGANIETLKKKMIGLRHKKPKEKYEGYLIDMHNVINECHRVLKKGKICSIIVGTNNNQLSKILNIGPDEVKGLNVQLREMGETIGLKPIKSIERKITGIANTMRSEFIEMMQKV from the coding sequence ATGTGCCAGGGAGAACCGCTGAAATTAGCCAAGCATTCATCTTCCAGACTGAAATCATTTTTTGAAACCAACCAATTTAAAACGGGATATGCAACCAACGGCCTTTTCCCATACCGAGGAAAATTTCATCCCCAAATGATCAAAGGCCTTATTAACATTATGGGGTGCAAATCCGGAAATACAGTACTTGATCCCATGATGGGTTCCGGAACTGTATTAATCGAAGCAACGTTAATGGGCATAAACTCACTTGGTGTTGACATAAGTCCTTTCTGCGAATTCATGGTTCGAGCGAAACTGTCCGGACTGACAGTAAACACTGCAGATTTAAGAAAGGCTTTAAAAAATTTTGATGTTCTCTATCAATATTTTACAGAAAGCCCTCTGGCTTTTAAAAAAACAGACTTTTATTGCGATGATTTTCCAAAAGAATTCGAGATCCCTGAAATTTTTGAGGACAAGCAATTTCATGATTATTTAGCCCTTTCTTTTTTAGATGCAAAAGGATATTCGGAAAGAAGCAAACGCAAATCTCTTAAGGAACAATTCAAGGCTATTTTAGAAAGATATCTTTTTGTGGCTGAAAAAATTCAGTCCGTCCTTAGTGGACATGAAAATGAATTAGGGAAGGCCCACCCTATGCAAGGAGACGCCAGGCAATTAGATATCCCTAACGAATCAATTGACGGCATTATTTTTTCACCGCCATACAGTTTCGCCATAGATTATTTAAAAAATGATGCCTCGCATCTTAATATTTTAGGCGCCAACATTGAAACGCTGAAAAAAAAGATGATCGGTCTTCGGCACAAAAAGCCAAAAGAAAAGTATGAAGGCTATCTGATTGATATGCACAATGTCATAAACGAGTGCCACAGGGTATTAAAAAAAGGAAAAATTTGTTCGATAATTGTCGGCACGAACAATAATCAGCTTAGTAAAATTTTAAATATTGGGCCTGATGAGGTAAAAGGCCTGAATGTGCAACTACGTGAAATGGGTGAAACAATCGGATTAAAACCTATTAAAAGTATTGAAAGAAAAATAACCGGCATCGCAAATACCATGCGCTCGGAATTTATTGAAATGATGCAAAAAGTCTGA
- a CDS encoding helix-turn-helix transcriptional regulator, which yields MEPDIAFGIVLKKHRKHQKLSQEKLSESANLDRTYISLLERGQRQPSLKTILSIAGVLGVTASDLVKEIETLICPKFEK from the coding sequence TTGGAACCCGACATCGCTTTTGGAATCGTTCTAAAAAAGCATAGAAAACATCAGAAATTATCCCAGGAAAAATTATCTGAGTCAGCCAACCTTGACAGAACATATATTTCTCTTCTTGAAAGGGGGCAGAGGCAACCGTCTCTTAAAACTATTTTATCAATAGCCGGAGTATTAGGGGTAACTGCGTCAGATTTGGTTAAAGAAATTGAAACATTGATCTGCCCGAAATTCGAAAAATAA
- a CDS encoding AEC family transporter has translation MDIISTIIPIFIIVFWGIFARHNGFLSQDFLHQANRLVYFIAIPAMIFSAIAKSSLKTQFHPGVILDRSLSILKGMALPMELLVIGASLSFEKIRLVFASVVMTSVLKLLVMPAMGLVLFKLFGISASDFIPA, from the coding sequence GTGGACATTATTTCAACCATCATTCCAATATTTATTATTGTTTTTTGGGGTATATTTGCCCGGCATAACGGGTTTTTATCCCAGGATTTTTTACACCAGGCCAATCGCCTTGTATATTTCATTGCCATCCCTGCCATGATTTTCAGCGCCATTGCCAAGTCTTCTTTAAAAACTCAGTTTCATCCGGGGGTGATCCTGGATCGGTCCCTTAGCATCCTTAAGGGAATGGCACTGCCTATGGAGCTGTTGGTGATCGGGGCCTCTCTTTCCTTTGAAAAGATCAGGCTGGTCTTTGCTTCGGTGGTGATGACTTCGGTGTTGAAGCTTCTGGTGATGCCGGCTATGGGGTTAGTCCTGTTTAAACTGTTTGGGATATCTGCGTCGGATTTTATTCCGGCCTGA
- the hcp gene encoding hydroxylamine reductase, whose protein sequence is MFCFQCQETAKNQGCTINGVCGKKGSTANLQDLLIYNLKGIAVLAQKAKDAGLDVPTANGKFIAEGLFTTITNANFNDEDLNTWIIRAQAVKKELFDSVKDKVGSDLHDCAIWFSDDTSEFQAKAESVGVLSTENEDVRSLRELLVIGLKGICAYADHAAVLGVTKDEIWNFIYEALTSTTQDLSVDEMVAMVMKAGEMAVTTMAALDQANTQAYGNPEITEVNLGVGTNPGILISGHDLKDMEELLVQTKGTGVDVYTHGEMLPANYYPAFKKYDHLKGNYGGSWWHQNEDFETFNGPILMTTNCIIPIKKKNTYQDKVFTTGVVSYPDTTHIPDRTDGGAKDFSKIVELAKTCPPPTEIETGTIVGGFAHNQVLALADKVVDAIKSGAIKRFIVMAGCDGRQKDRHYFTEVAEKLPKDTVILTAGCAKYRYNKLNLGDIGGIPRVLDAGQCNDSYSLAVIAMKLRDAFGLDHINDLPISFDIAWYEQKAVAVLLALLHLGVKGLRLGPTLPAFVSPAVLNVLVEKFDIKPIGDVEADVNAMMAGN, encoded by the coding sequence ATGTTTTGTTTTCAATGTCAGGAAACCGCTAAAAATCAGGGATGTACCATTAATGGTGTTTGTGGGAAAAAGGGAAGCACGGCAAATCTTCAGGATTTGTTGATTTATAATTTAAAAGGGATCGCTGTTCTTGCGCAAAAAGCAAAAGATGCAGGCCTGGATGTCCCAACGGCCAATGGAAAATTTATCGCCGAAGGGTTGTTTACAACGATTACAAATGCCAATTTTAATGATGAAGACCTTAATACCTGGATTATTCGTGCCCAGGCAGTTAAAAAGGAATTGTTTGATAGCGTTAAAGATAAGGTCGGATCAGATCTTCATGATTGTGCGATCTGGTTTTCGGATGATACCTCGGAATTTCAAGCCAAAGCAGAATCCGTTGGCGTTCTTTCAACTGAAAATGAAGATGTCAGATCTCTCAGGGAGCTTCTGGTCATCGGCCTGAAAGGTATTTGCGCATACGCTGATCATGCGGCTGTTCTTGGCGTCACTAAGGATGAGATCTGGAATTTTATTTATGAGGCATTAACCTCCACTACCCAGGACCTGAGTGTTGATGAAATGGTCGCTATGGTCATGAAAGCCGGAGAAATGGCTGTAACCACAATGGCGGCTTTGGATCAGGCCAATACCCAGGCCTACGGCAACCCGGAGATAACAGAAGTCAATCTCGGTGTGGGTACAAACCCCGGCATTCTGATTTCCGGCCACGATCTGAAAGACATGGAAGAGTTGCTGGTGCAGACAAAAGGTACAGGCGTTGATGTGTATACCCATGGGGAAATGCTGCCTGCCAATTATTATCCTGCATTTAAAAAATACGACCACCTGAAAGGCAATTACGGCGGCTCCTGGTGGCACCAGAATGAAGATTTTGAGACCTTTAACGGTCCCATCCTGATGACCACCAACTGCATTATCCCCATTAAAAAGAAGAATACATATCAAGACAAGGTTTTCACGACTGGTGTTGTTTCCTATCCAGACACAACGCATATTCCGGACAGAACAGATGGCGGTGCCAAAGATTTTTCAAAGATTGTTGAACTTGCAAAAACTTGCCCGCCTCCCACAGAGATAGAAACAGGTACAATCGTTGGTGGATTTGCACACAATCAGGTGCTGGCCCTGGCAGATAAGGTTGTAGACGCAATTAAATCCGGTGCTATCAAACGTTTCATCGTCATGGCCGGATGCGATGGCCGCCAGAAAGACAGGCATTATTTCACCGAAGTTGCTGAAAAATTACCAAAAGATACTGTGATCCTCACCGCCGGGTGTGCAAAATACAGGTACAATAAACTTAATTTGGGCGACATCGGCGGAATTCCAAGGGTGCTGGACGCAGGACAGTGCAACGATTCTTACTCCCTGGCTGTGATTGCCATGAAACTGCGAGATGCATTTGGATTGGATCACATTAATGACCTGCCGATCTCCTTTGATATCGCTTGGTATGAACAAAAAGCCGTGGCTGTTCTTTTGGCATTGCTGCACCTGGGTGTTAAGGGACTTCGGTTAGGTCCCACGCTGCCCGCTTTTGTTTCGCCGGCAGTGTTGAATGTACTGGTTGAAAAATTTGATATCAAGCCTATTGGTGACGTTGAAGCTGATGTTAACGCAATGATGGCAGGCAATTAG
- the nadE gene encoding NAD(+) synthase, translating into MNAEKVAAHIINWLKNYVDASGLKGFTVGVSGGIDSAVTSTLCARTGYPVIVLNMPIHQASDQVCRSSEHIAWLSKTYDNVTGHDVNLTPVFEQVKMTLPSDIQDDLTMANTRARLRMLTLYSFASHHRMLVAGTGNKVEDFGVGFYTKYGDGGVDISPIADLMKTEVYALGRHLGVSKEILSARPTDGLWEDNRTDESQIGASYEELEWAMAYEAGDKSQDITDRQKKIIGVYRKFNQANRHKMEPIPVCVIPEGLKL; encoded by the coding sequence ATGAACGCAGAAAAAGTGGCTGCCCACATCATAAACTGGCTGAAAAACTATGTCGACGCATCCGGATTAAAAGGATTCACCGTCGGCGTATCCGGCGGGATTGATTCCGCTGTCACATCAACGTTATGCGCAAGGACCGGTTACCCCGTCATCGTCCTGAACATGCCCATCCACCAGGCATCCGACCAGGTCTGCCGATCCAGTGAGCATATTGCCTGGCTGTCCAAAACCTATGACAACGTCACAGGCCATGATGTCAACCTGACGCCGGTGTTTGAACAGGTAAAAATGACCTTGCCGTCAGATATCCAGGATGATCTGACCATGGCCAATACCCGGGCCAGGCTTCGTATGCTTACCTTGTATTCATTTGCTTCCCACCACCGCATGCTCGTGGCAGGCACCGGCAACAAGGTGGAGGATTTCGGCGTGGGATTTTACACCAAATACGGAGACGGTGGTGTGGACATATCCCCCATTGCAGACCTGATGAAAACCGAAGTATATGCACTAGGCCGCCACCTTGGTGTAAGCAAAGAGATACTGTCTGCCCGACCAACTGACGGGCTTTGGGAAGACAATCGTACAGACGAAAGCCAGATCGGTGCATCCTATGAAGAACTCGAATGGGCCATGGCCTATGAAGCCGGTGACAAAAGCCAGGATATAACAGACCGACAGAAAAAAATCATAGGGGTATACCGGAAATTCAATCAGGCCAACCGCCATAAAATGGAACCTATTCCGGTGTGTGTTATCCCCGAAGGACTGAAATTATAA
- a CDS encoding hotdog fold thioesterase, protein MIWKKEFTVDDMNQFKANTMMGHLDITFEEKGDDFLTASMPVDARTHQPMGILHGGASVVLAETLGSCASQMVIEEEFYSVGLEIKANHIKSISQGRITGRTTPLHLGRTTQVWDIDIKNDKGELICASRLTMAVLKRN, encoded by the coding sequence ATGATCTGGAAAAAAGAGTTCACTGTTGATGATATGAACCAGTTCAAGGCAAATACAATGATGGGTCACCTGGATATTACTTTTGAAGAAAAGGGTGATGATTTTTTGACCGCATCCATGCCCGTGGACGCCCGCACCCATCAGCCAATGGGCATCCTCCATGGCGGTGCCTCGGTGGTCCTGGCCGAGACCCTTGGCAGTTGTGCCTCCCAGATGGTCATTGAGGAAGAATTTTACAGTGTAGGCCTTGAAATCAAAGCCAATCACATCAAAAGTATATCCCAAGGCCGAATCACGGGCCGAACTACACCGTTACACTTAGGAAGGACCACCCAGGTATGGGACATTGACATTAAAAACGATAAAGGAGAACTGATCTGTGCGTCCCGACTGACCATGGCGGTATTAAAACGCAATTAA
- a CDS encoding TrmH family RNA methyltransferase — translation MGSYKARMMIKEAKEKARRRFRRHRNKNRLATPGIHKCIIVLDGLKPTFNIGKIFRSAEAFGCHEVHLIGTDFFDPAPAMGAFKYVPAKFHNRFISCYAQLLERGYTPFILEPGRGDPVMDLDLPEKSAFVFGHEEFGISFEPDLFPEVERLTIPQYGRSQSLNVSVAASIILYEYTRQFACRNLETQQAVTKC, via the coding sequence ATGGGCTCTTATAAAGCAAGAATGATGATCAAGGAGGCAAAGGAAAAGGCAAGGCGCCGATTTCGTCGTCACCGGAATAAAAATCGGCTGGCAACCCCGGGTATCCATAAATGCATCATTGTTCTGGACGGTCTGAAACCCACCTTTAACATCGGCAAAATATTTAGAAGTGCAGAAGCCTTTGGCTGCCATGAGGTCCATCTTATTGGCACGGATTTTTTTGACCCGGCACCTGCTATGGGCGCATTCAAATATGTGCCGGCAAAATTCCACAACAGATTCATCTCCTGCTACGCCCAACTTCTTGAAAGGGGATACACCCCCTTTATACTTGAACCGGGCCGGGGAGATCCGGTGATGGATCTGGACCTGCCTGAAAAAAGCGCTTTTGTATTCGGCCACGAAGAGTTCGGTATCAGCTTTGAACCGGACTTGTTCCCTGAAGTAGAGCGATTGACCATTCCCCAGTACGGACGCTCCCAGAGCCTTAACGTCAGCGTGGCCGCCTCCATCATTCTGTACGAATACACCCGGCAGTTTGCCTGCCGGAATTTGGAAACCCAACAGGCTGTTACAAAATGTTAG
- a CDS encoding TSUP family transporter, with protein sequence MELTFTSDLILFISGLVAGFVDAIAGGGGLIALPALLSVGLPPQLALGTNKFQGSFGTLSATANFIRKGKVKLSDNLTGMAFTFTGAATGAWAIQQIHADFIRPLVPFMLLFVFFYTLMAKDLGMVQAKARMEKHLFFLLFGFGLGFYDGFFGPGTGAFWTGALLIFMGMDMTKATGTTRVMNFVSNITALTLFIAGGNVLYTAGLIMAAGQVIGANIGSGMAIKRGAPFIRPIFLTMVFLTIARLTYVNYIS encoded by the coding sequence ATGGAACTGACCTTTACATCCGATTTGATTTTATTTATTTCAGGCCTTGTGGCAGGATTTGTGGACGCTATTGCCGGCGGCGGCGGACTGATCGCCCTGCCCGCACTTCTGTCTGTGGGACTGCCCCCCCAGCTTGCCCTGGGCACCAACAAATTCCAGGGCAGTTTCGGCACATTGTCGGCAACCGCCAACTTTATCCGCAAAGGCAAGGTAAAACTGTCCGACAATTTGACAGGCATGGCATTCACCTTTACCGGAGCGGCAACAGGCGCCTGGGCCATCCAGCAAATCCATGCAGACTTTATCAGACCCCTGGTGCCCTTTATGCTGCTGTTTGTCTTTTTCTATACCCTTATGGCAAAGGATCTGGGCATGGTCCAGGCAAAGGCAAGGATGGAAAAACATCTCTTTTTTCTGCTCTTCGGATTTGGATTAGGCTTTTATGACGGATTTTTCGGTCCCGGTACCGGCGCGTTCTGGACCGGGGCCCTGCTCATTTTCATGGGCATGGACATGACAAAAGCCACCGGCACCACCCGGGTCATGAATTTTGTATCAAATATCACAGCGTTGACTCTATTTATCGCGGGGGGCAATGTACTGTACACCGCAGGGCTGATTATGGCGGCCGGGCAGGTTATCGGCGCTAATATCGGCTCGGGCATGGCCATCAAACGCGGCGCGCCCTTTATCCGGCCCATTTTCCTGACCATGGTATTTTTAACCATTGCCAGATTGACGTATGTTAATTACATCTCGTGA
- a CDS encoding transporter substrate-binding domain-containing protein codes for MSPFISNLLSQNPGLYYIKAMNDSRNASFFTDFIKKIPQTGRLFMVVIFFICLHINYAAAADNHPEPGKAPDRIISVGADHDYPPFEYVDKQGNPQGFNIDLLKAIAETMGLTLKITTGPWKEIRSALENGQVDMVSGMYYSPERNMNVDFSVPFILVHQSMFARDDTGFHKISQLKNREIIVQTGDIMHDYVLSNQITSKIIEVDNTLDGIRLLASGKHDAALLPNLQGQYFLRKYDITNIKAVQPVILGQKYCFAVTEGDRELIDMLDQGLSILKASGKYREIREHWFGVLEGTNYRLHYRIVLGILLCLILILLLSWFWTWTLRRLVHKKTRQLAEELFERKQAEKEKEALEDRLRQVHKMEAIGTLAAGIAHDFNNILSAIVGYAQLARLETNSESRAYKDMTAVLESADRAKKLIRQILTYSRRTKQEQQAEHLSFLIKGGMRLLKTSLPANVEMVTDIQANNDLILANATQIHQILINLVTNSAHAIGVNQGRIEIRLRNIELTQKTVSVPPLMPGLYVELTVTDTGHGINKSILERIFDPFFTTKQRGQGTGMGLSVVHGIVKDHGGQIQVKSRLNQGTSFHIIFPVYTGAEVEIDAPAPIMGGSERILFIDDEKDVVDVWERILTSLGYQVTASESPKKALDLFQQSPEKFDVIITDLDMPEINGLSLIRTVKDIRPDIRIIVHSGIKTHEYEQEAADLDITRFLQKPVSIEKMTQALQK; via the coding sequence GTGAGTCCTTTTATCTCCAATTTACTTTCCCAAAATCCAGGGTTATACTATATTAAGGCCATGAACGATTCCCGGAATGCAAGTTTCTTTACCGACTTTATAAAAAAGATTCCCCAAACAGGCAGACTGTTCATGGTCGTAATCTTTTTTATATGCCTGCACATCAATTATGCGGCAGCCGCAGACAACCATCCGGAGCCGGGCAAAGCGCCTGACAGAATTATTAGCGTCGGGGCAGATCATGACTATCCGCCTTTTGAGTATGTAGATAAACAGGGAAACCCCCAGGGGTTTAATATTGATCTTTTAAAAGCCATAGCCGAGACCATGGGGTTAACCCTGAAAATAACCACAGGCCCATGGAAAGAAATTCGCTCGGCCCTTGAAAATGGTCAGGTTGATATGGTCTCCGGAATGTATTATTCCCCGGAACGGAATATGAACGTCGACTTCAGCGTCCCGTTTATCCTGGTCCATCAATCCATGTTCGCCCGGGATGACACAGGCTTTCACAAAATTTCTCAATTAAAAAATCGGGAGATTATTGTCCAGACCGGAGACATCATGCACGATTATGTTCTGAGCAACCAAATCACCTCAAAAATCATCGAGGTCGACAATACCTTGGACGGCATACGTCTGCTGGCATCAGGGAAACATGATGCGGCGCTTCTTCCCAATCTCCAGGGACAATATTTTTTACGAAAATACGATATTACCAACATCAAGGCTGTACAGCCGGTTATTTTAGGTCAAAAATACTGTTTTGCCGTGACTGAAGGGGACCGGGAACTTATTGATATGTTGGACCAGGGATTAAGTATTCTCAAGGCCTCGGGGAAATACCGGGAAATCAGAGAGCACTGGTTCGGTGTTCTGGAAGGCACCAATTACCGGCTTCACTACCGTATTGTGCTAGGCATCCTTTTATGCCTTATTCTAATACTCTTACTCTCCTGGTTTTGGACCTGGACCCTTCGGCGGCTTGTCCACAAAAAGACCCGGCAACTGGCCGAGGAACTGTTTGAACGAAAGCAGGCAGAAAAGGAAAAAGAAGCATTGGAGGACCGGCTGCGGCAGGTCCACAAAATGGAAGCCATCGGCACCCTGGCTGCGGGGATTGCTCATGATTTTAACAACATTCTATCTGCCATCGTGGGATATGCTCAATTGGCCAGACTGGAAACAAATAGTGAAAGCCGGGCATACAAAGACATGACAGCGGTCCTGGAATCAGCTGACCGCGCCAAAAAATTGATCCGCCAAATATTAACCTACAGCCGGCGCACAAAACAGGAACAGCAAGCGGAACACCTGTCTTTCTTGATCAAGGGGGGTATGCGGCTGCTTAAAACCTCTTTACCGGCAAATGTTGAAATGGTCACCGATATCCAGGCAAACAATGATCTGATCCTGGCCAACGCCACCCAAATCCACCAGATACTTATCAACCTGGTCACCAATTCCGCCCATGCAATCGGCGTTAACCAGGGACGCATAGAGATCCGATTGCGTAACATCGAACTTACCCAGAAAACCGTTTCCGTACCACCGTTGATGCCGGGACTCTATGTTGAATTGACGGTGACGGACACAGGCCACGGTATTAACAAATCCATTCTGGAAAGAATTTTTGATCCTTTTTTCACCACCAAGCAGCGTGGCCAGGGGACGGGCATGGGGCTTTCTGTGGTACACGGCATTGTCAAAGACCATGGCGGGCAGATCCAGGTTAAAAGCCGCCTTAACCAAGGCACTTCCTTCCATATAATCTTCCCGGTTTATACAGGGGCAGAAGTAGAGATTGATGCCCCGGCACCCATCATGGGCGGCAGCGAACGGATACTGTTCATTGATGATGAAAAAGATGTCGTTGATGTATGGGAGCGAATTCTCACGTCACTGGGATACCAGGTTACCGCATCTGAAAGCCCCAAAAAAGCCTTGGATCTGTTTCAACAATCCCCGGAAAAATTTGACGTTATCATCACGGATCTTGACATGCCGGAAATCAACGGACTTTCACTGATACGGACAGTTAAAGATATCCGGCCGGACATTCGGATCATTGTCCATTCAGGGATTAAAACCCATGAATATGAACAGGAGGCTGCAGACCTTGACATCACCCGTTTTCTTCAAAAACCGGTCTCAATCGAAAAAATGACCCAGGCCCTGCAAAAATAA